In Flavobacterium piscisymbiosum, the sequence TAAACGATACTTTCAATAGGATACGAAATATTTTGGGCAAAAATCAGTGCCGTTTCTGAAGCCCGTGCCGCAGTACTACTCCATATTATATAGGTTTTAGGAAGAAAATTTGAAATATTTGCCGATACTTCATGAGCATCCAGGATTCCTTTTTTCATTAGAGGTCTGTCGAAATCTTTTAAAGGAGCTTCCCAGCTTGATTTTGCATGGCGTATTAAAATTAAATTTTTCATAGGCGGAAGGTTTAAAACCTCTTAGGAGGTTAATAATTTTATTGAACTTCTAATTTACAAAAGAAATATTAAACCTCTTACTTTTTTTATTTCTGTTAACATTAAAAGCAAATTTTAACAAGAATTAAAGTTTGTTATACGATCTAAAAACATAACGCTACGATAACATCATATTTATAAAAAAGTGCTCTTCATCTATTAAACCAAACAGTTGGTCGATTGAAGCATATTTATAAAAAATTAACTAAATATCTGATTATTAATCATTTAAAAGTTTTTAAAATTTACGTTTTTAGTCAAAAAACCAAAAAAAGACTACTTTTTTATTTGTTAGAAATGACAAAAAAAAATGCTTTTTAGAGCATTATTTAACAAAAAAAATACACTTCAACGAGTTTTTAGGTTAGTTACGGACAAAAAAAATCAAAATTAAGACCTCTATATAACTTTGATTCTGTTAAAACTTGACAAACACCAAAAACAAAAAACCTAAGCATATGATAACTAAAACTACTCTTGAAAAAGCAGCGAAATTTGTTCACAATTGTAAGTTTATTTTTTCTTTCAAAAAAAACATTTTTCAGAAAAACATTTTTACTCTACTGTTTTGTTTCATTACAGCTATTGCATTTGCACAATCGGGTTCATGCAATTCAGAAATAACAATTGAAGGAGATAAGGAGCAAAAGTACAATGGTTTTGAAACTTCATTTTTACTTCAAATTAAAAACACCGGTACTACTACAGACACTTATCAATTATCTGCAGACAACTTTTCAGGCTTTGTCGAAAACCCGGACGGAAGTTCTTCGCAAAATAATGTTTTAATGAGCAATAAACTGCAGCATAAAAACAATTCGGCACTTAATAAGACCATTACACTTGCTGCGGGAGAGTCTGTAGAATTTTATGTAAAACTCAACTTAACTGACAGTAACAAACTCGACCAATGGAATGGCACTAAGGTGATTGCAACTTCGGGCTCTTGCCCGGAAAGTAAAAGTCAGGTCATTCTTTACACCTACATCCCTCCTAAAAAAACAAAAGGAATTGGTTTTAATAAATCTTATTTCGATTTAAAAAACGCAATGAATTCGAGAGCCGCTTATGTTTTCTTACTACAAAATGTAGTTGCAGTTCGTTTTTTCTCTTAGCATAACCATCACATCAATATTAAATTTTTAATATGGAAAACTTTACTTTTAAAATCAGAATAAAAATCCTTCTAAGTTTTATATTAAGTTCTTTGTTCATGAATGTTTATGGCGGAGAAGGTACAAAACAAACCACACCGGATGTTAATCATCGAGCTTCTCTTTGTATCAACAACAATGAGTATGGTAATTTTGCCAGATACGGTTCTACTAATGAACAACGTTTATACATTAGGATTCAAAACCCCAATAGTGAAAAAGTATATCTGGGTTTTAGTAAAGCCAGAAGATCTGCTCCTGATAATAGCAATTCAGAGGTTGATTCTAAATTTAGAATTTTAGATCCTAACGGCAATGTTGTATTTGGAAGTTATAATTTAACTACTTCATCATCAAATATAACTGGTACAGAAGCTCAAAAACTTTCAAGAGCTCAAAACGGACCAAATGGAATTAATGGTATTACTACAACTGGTTATGTTCCTATTGTCTTTGATCCAACTGGTTTACCTGCCGGTGATTATTATATTGAATTTGAAACCAATAATAATAGTTATACAGAACTTTATTATAATTATTATGACATTACAGTTGCTAATAATTCTACTAAAAATTCTATTTCAGGACGTCTTTATTCTAAACGTTGGGCTCTTGCAATGGATGATGTTAGTACTGACTTCAATGGCGCTTTCTTTGTTTTTGCGCCAGATAACGGCTCTACAACGGGAGCTATTACACAAAATGGTTTTGTAAATAAAATTAATTTTAATGGTGCAGGTTTTAGACCTTGGTACTTTAATGTGGCGTTTAATAATACTGGAGCAGGAAGCACAGGAAATACAGCTAATGATCAAAAAAGTGTATGGAATGCAGCTAACGCAACTAAAATGAGTCCGAAGTATGAGGTCTTTCTTAATGATCCTGATATTAACGTCTGGAAAAACGGAACGTATAACGGAAACATACAAATAAACGGAATTACCAATTGTGGTATTGGAGAAAGTAATATTAATATTAGTGTTTTTAAAAGCGGAACAATTGATATACTTCTTGATTTTAATAATGGTGACGGAATTTATACTCCAGGTACAAAAGATGTACTAACTACTCAAAGTGTAACAGGTTCCGGAGCTCCACCATATGCTGTTAGTGTTCCCTGGAATGGAAAAGACGGATTGGGAAATACTATAGCGCAGGGTACGTCGATACCTATCGTAGTCTCTTTTGGACAGGCTGCATTTCATTTTCCGATGTATGATATAGAAGAAAATCAAAATGGTTTTTCTTGTACAACTGTAAGGCCGGCTGCTCCATCAGGATATGTTCTAAAACTTTACTGGGATGATAGTAACATTACTTATACAGGAGGTGTTTTTAGCAGCAAAATAAACCTTACCGGTTGTACTCCTAATAACGTTCCTCCCGGTAATTGCCATACCTGGAATAATTTCAATAGTAATAATAATGGTAGTCCTCAGTACGGGAATTTAAATACCATCAATACATGGTGGTATGCCAATCGGGATTTTGTAACCTCTAATATTACTTTGCCTCCATTTTACACTGTCGCATTAGGGCCAAAAACGAATGTGACCTGTTTTGGCGGAAACGATGGTAAAATTCAGGTAAATGTTACCAACGGAACTGCACCGTTTACTTATTATATTAATGGAGAAACAACTCCAAATACTTTACAAGCTCTAATTGCCGGAACCTACAATATAAAAGTAGTGGATGCCAATGGTTGTTCTGCCAATATTAACGGAGTAGTTATTACGCAACCAACTGCAGCTTTAGCACTTGCGGCTTCTTCTAAAACGGATGTTATCTGTTATGGAAAAAGTACAGGAAGTGTGAATGCCGGCGCAATAAGCAATTCAATTGGAACTGTTACTTATTCGTGGAAAAATGCTTCGAATGTTTCGGTGGGAACTACGGCTTCTGTTTCGAATCTTCCGGCGGGAACTTATACTTTGACTGTTACTGATAATTGTTCAACTCAAACAAACTCGGTTATTATCGGACAACCTACTGCAGCTTTAACGCTTGCGCCTTCTTCTAAAACTGATGTTACTTGTTTTGGGTTTAGTACCGGATCTGTAACTGCGGGTTTAGTTACTAATTCTGTTGGAACGGTTACTTATAATTGGAAAAACGCTTCAAACGTTTCGGTGGGGGCTACAGCTTCGGTTTCGAATCTTCCGGCGGGAACTTATACTTTGACTGTTACTGATAATTGTTCGACTCAAACTAATTCAGTTATTATCGGACAACCAAGTGCAGCTTTAGCCCTTGCAGCTTCTTCTAAAACTGATGTTACTTGTTTTGGGTTTAGTACAGGATCTGTAACTGCTGGTACAGTAACCAATAATGTTGGAACTGTAAATTATGTTTGGAAAAATGCTTTGAATGTATCTGTTGGAACTACGGCTTCAGTTTCGAATCTTCCGGCGGGAACTTATACTTTGACTGTTACTGATAACTGTTCGACTCAAACTAATTCAGTTACAATATCACAACCAAGTGCGGCTTTAGCCCTTGCGGCATCTTCAAAAACAGATGTTACTTGTTTTGGGTTTAGTACAGGATCTGTAACTGCTGGTACAGTAACCAATAATGTTGGAACTGTAAATTATGTTTGGAAAAATGCTTTAAACGTTTCGGTAGGAACTACGGCTTCTGTTACGAATCTTCCGGCAGGAACTTATACTTTGACTGTTACTGATAATTGTTCGACTCAAACCAATTCAGTTATTATCGGACAACCTACTGCGGCTTTAGCCCTTGCGGCATCTTCAAAAACTGATGTTAGTTGTTTTGGTTTTAGTACCGGATCTGTAACTGCTGGTTTAGTTACTAATTCTGTTGGAACTGTAAATTATGTTTGG encodes:
- a CDS encoding Fn3-like domain-containing protein; this encodes MITKTTLEKAAKFVHNCKFIFSFKKNIFQKNIFTLLFCFITAIAFAQSGSCNSEITIEGDKEQKYNGFETSFLLQIKNTGTTTDTYQLSADNFSGFVENPDGSSSQNNVLMSNKLQHKNNSALNKTITLAAGESVEFYVKLNLTDSNKLDQWNGTKVIATSGSCPESKSQVILYTYIPPKKTKGIGFNKSYFDLKNAMNSRAAYVFLLQNVVAVRFFS